One Schistocerca nitens isolate TAMUIC-IGC-003100 chromosome 1, iqSchNite1.1, whole genome shotgun sequence DNA segment encodes these proteins:
- the LOC126232881 gene encoding gustatory receptor 23a-like translates to MGIVCRQLLRSTRPPAGSEEELEELAMRAGQPVVAGAVGAEVRRLQRTRLALHRCARLCGLHFGPALLLAILGDFVEMTCSAYWLIILAQETDKRAEMLVNFSALTNVLLRQLVVCWVCSSAADRADRAGLLLSRLQPLLRPGPAVDVLRLPMDRLRVSAMGFCDIDLHVFTATVSAAVTYLVILVQFHK, encoded by the coding sequence ATGGGCATCGTCTGTAGACAGCTGCTGAGGAGTACCCGGCCGCCGGCGGGCAGCGAGGAAGAACTGGAGGAGCTGGCGATGCGCGCAGGACAACCGGTGgtggcgggggcggtgggggcggaggTGCGGCGGCTGCAGCGCACCAGGTTGGCTCTTCACCGCTGCGCTCGCCTCTGCGGTCTCCACTTCGGACCCGCACTGCTGCTGGCCATCCTGGGAGATTTCGTCGAGATGACTTGCTCTGCCTATTGGCTTATAATCCTGGCTCAAGAAACAGACAAGAGAGCGGAAATGCTCGTGAACTTTTCTGCACTTACTAACGTCCTGTTACGCCAGCTGGTGGTCTGCTGGGTGTGTTCCTCGGCGGCTGACCGCGCCGACAGGGCTGGTCTGCTCCTGTCGAGGCTGCAGCCGCTCCTGCGTCCCGGGCCAGCAGTCGATGTTCTGCGACTTCCAATGGACAGACTACGAGTTTCCGCTATGGGTTTTTGTGACATCGACCTTCATGTCTTCACAGCCACGGTTAGTGCGGCAGTCACTTATCTCGTGATACTTGTACAATTCCATAAGTGA